One Helianthus annuus cultivar XRQ/B chromosome 12, HanXRQr2.0-SUNRISE, whole genome shotgun sequence genomic region harbors:
- the LOC110895548 gene encoding cell number regulator 2-like, with protein sequence MYSSTGQPQQPISQWSTGLCDCGKDSSSCCLTCWCPCITFGRIGEIVDKGTTSCGVHGALYSLLCLLTGCQCIYSCMFRSKLRKQYMLPEQPCNDCLVHCCCEWCALCQEYRELKHRGFEPSLGWEGNLARQNQGVVMPPVGPKEMTR encoded by the exons ATGTATTCTTCCACCGGACAACCTCAACAGCCCATTAGCCAGTGGTCCACCGGCCTTTGCGACTGCGGCAAAGATTCCTCCAGTT GTTGCTTGACGTGTTGGTGCCCGTGTATCACGTTTGGACGAATTGGTGAGATCGTCGACAAGGGAACTACTT CGTGCGGTGTACACGGGGCCCTTTATTCGCTACTTTGTCTACTCACCGGATGCCAGTGCATATATTCATGTATGTTTCGCTCTAAACTAAGGAAACAATACATGCTGCCTGAGCAACCTTGCAACGACTGCCTTGTCCATTGTTGTTGTGAGTGGTGCGCTCTTTGCCAGGAGTATCGTGAGCTTAAGCATCGTGGATTCGAACCATCTCTTG GATGGGAGGGAAATCTCGCGAGGCAGAATCAAGGAGTAGTGATGCCGCCGGTTGGTCCTAAAGAAATGACACGTTGA